CGGCGCTGGGTAGCGTGAGCAGCGATGCGTGGGCGTGGCAATGGGTTCGTCCCCCGAGTGACCGGCACCGTCGCCGCGGCAACCGCGGTGCTGGCGGTGGCAGGCTGCGCGCAGCAGGTCGACGGCGTGGCACAGCCCGCGCGCTCCGCTGCCGAGCGCGGCTACGGCTTCACCGATGACCGCTGCGGGTTGCTGACGGACGGCTCGGTGCGGACGGCCCTGGCCGCGGACGAGGTGACCAGGCCCTATAGCGGCGCGGTGTGCCAGTACGTGCTGTCGCGCGCGGGCGTCATGCTCGACGTGACCTTCACCTGGTTCGACACCGGGAATCTGGACCGCGAGCGTGCCGTGGCCGCCGACCGCGGCGCCCAGATCAGCGACACCGTCGTCGAACGCCGGCCCGCGTTCCTGGCGCGGCGGGACACCACCGGCACGGCGTGTGCGGCGACCGCGGCCGCCGGCGGGGGAGTGCTGAGCTGGTGGGTACAGACCCGCGGAAGCGAGCGCAGCGACGAAGGCAAGCCGGGTACCGGCGGTGCCGATGTGTGCCTCGATGCCGAGAAGCTGCTCTCGGCCACCTTGAAGTCGGACATGTGACATGCGCCGTCTCACGATGATCACCGCGGCCGCGCTGGCGCTCGCCGGATGCACCGCGGGACATCCGCAGTCCGAGCCGACGCCGGCCGCCCCCGCCGACGCGCCGGTGACATCGGCCACCTGGGGGATCGGCACGGACTGCAACGGCATCGCCGACGCCGACGTCGCCCGCGCGACGGGAACCGCCCTGTTCGCCAAGGTCCTGGTCAACGATGTCGGGTGCTTCTGGCAGGAGAACACGGTGACCGGCACGTTCGGCGCCGGGATGGGGATCTCGACCTGGCGTTACCGCGGAAGCGACATCGCCGCCGAGCGCGAACTCGAACAACAGTCCGGGCGCACCCTGGCCGAATTGTCGATCCAGGGCAACAAGGGGTTCAAGGCGTACGACGCCAATACCTGCAGCATCTATGTGGCCAAGGGGCAGGACCTGATCACCTGGTCGATCCAGACGATGAACCCGTCCACGCTGCCCCCGCTGTGCGCGATCACCGACCAGCTGGCCGAACTCAGCCAGGACCGGGTGAACTAGAGTCATTAGTTGGCCCGGGTTCGGGTGATCACGACACTCGGAGGACTTGCGAATGGCAGCGCGGGCGACAAAGCTGAGCCGCGACTCGATCGTGAGCGCCGCGCTGGCCTTCCTGGACCGCGAGGGCTGGGATGCGCTGACCATCAACGCGCTGGCCACCCAGCTGGGCACCAAGGGGCCCTCGCTCTACAACCATGTACAGAGCCTGGAAGACCTGCGCCGAACAGTGCGGATGCATGTCATCAAGGACATCATCGGGATGCTGAACGCGGTCGGTGAAGGCCGTACCCGCGACGATGCGGTGGTCACCATGGCCAGCGCGTACCGCAGCTACGCCCACCATCATCCGGGCCGGTATTCGGCGTTCACCCGGATGCCGCTGGGCGGTGACGACCCCGAGTACACCGCGGCCGCCCGGGAGGCCGCCGGCCCGGTGCTGGCCGCCATGTCGTCCTACGGACTGGTCGGCGATAACGCGTTCTATGCGGCCCTGGAGTTCTGGTCGGCGCTGCACGGGTTCGTGCTGCTGGAGATGACCGGTGTGATGGACGATGTCGACACCGATGCGGTCTTCACCGACATGGTGCTGAGGCTGGCGGCGGGCATGGAACGCAGGTAGCGTTCGTTTGACCTGCTGCGGCACCTCAGCGCAGCCGTGGTGTCTGACCTGCGGTAAGGCGCTCACGCGCGGGTTTGGTTCGGCACGCCCACCCCTGGTATTGTGGAGCTTCGTGCCTGGCTGTCAGGGGGCGCATGCGGCTGCGAAAACGGCCGGTATGCCCGCAGGTCGGGCGAATTCGTGTGTCTTCGTGTGTCCAGGATGCATCGGAAGTTCGATGTGGGCGCACGCGACACGCCCGGTCGCGGGGTACGCGGCGGGGCGAAAGTAGCAGTACAGAGACTTGCCAGAACCACTGAGCCAGCAGAAGTAGAAGTAGCAACACAGAAAGCCGGTACATGCCAACCATCAACCAGCTGGTCCGCAAGGGTCGCCGCGACAAGGTCGCGAAGGTGAAGACCGCGGCCCTCAAGGGCAGCCCGCAGCGTCGCGGTGTGTGCACTCGCGTGTACACCACCACCCCGAAGAAGCCGAACTCGGCGCTTCGGAAGGTCGCCCGCGTGAAGCTGACGACGGGGGTTGAGGTCACCGCCTACATCCCCGGTGAAGGCCACAACCTGCAGGAGCACTCGATGGTGCTGGTCCGCGGCGGTCGTGTGAAGGACCTCCCGGGTGTGCGCTACAAGATCATTCGCGGCTCGCTGGACACCCAGGGTGTCAAGAACCGCAAGCAGGCACGTAGCCGTTACGGCGCGAAGAAGGAGAAGAGCTAATGCCGCGCAAGGGTCCCGCGCCGAAGCGCCCGTTGGTCAACGACCCCGTCTACGGGTCGCAGCTGGTCACCCAGCTGGTCAACAAGGTGCTGCTGGACGGCAAGAAGTCGCTCGCCGAGCGCATCGTCTACGGCGCCCTGGAGCAGGCTCGTGACAAGACCGGCACCGATCCGGTCGTCACCCTCAAGCGCGCTCTGGACAACGTGAAGCCCGCCCTCGAGGTGCGCAGCCGCCGTGTCGGTGGCGCCACCTACCAGGTGCCGGTCGAGGTTCGTCCGGAGCGTTCGACCACGCTGGCGCTGCGCTGGCTGGTCAGCTTCTCCAAGGCACGCCGCGAGAAGACCATGGTCGAGCGTCTCGCCAACGAGATCCTCGACGCCAGCAATGGCCTCGGTGCCGCTGTGAAGCGACGCGAAGACACGCACAAGATGGCCGAAGCAAACCGGGCCTTCGCGCATTACCGCTGGTGATCACGTCCCTTCGGGGCGTCACGCCAACTAGCAATCAAGCAAGCGAAAGAGTGGGAAACTAGCCGTGGCACAGGACGTGCTGACCGACCTCACGAAGGTCCGCAACATCGGCATCATGGCGCACATCGACGCCGGCAAGACGACGACGACCGAGCGCATCCTCTTCTACACGGGTGTCAACTACAAGATCGGTGAAACGCACGACGGTGCGTCCACCACCGACTGGATGGAGCAGGAGCAGGAGCGGGGTATCACCATCACCTCCGCTGCCGTCACGTGCTTCTGGAACCAGAACCAGATCAACATCATCGACACCCCCGGTCACGTCGACTTCACCGTCGAGGTGGAGCGTTCGCTGCGCGTGCTCGATGGCGCCGTTGCCGTGTTCGACGGCAAGGAAGGCGTGGAGCCGCAGTCCGAGCAGGTGTGGCGGCAGGCCGACAAGTACGACGTCCCGCGTATCTGCTTCGTCAACAAGATGGACAAGCTGGGTGCGGACTTCTACTTCACCGTGCAGACCATCAAGGACCGCCTCGGCGCCAAGCCGCTGGTCATCCAGCTGCCGATCGGTGCCGAGAACGACTTCGAGGGCATCATCGACCTGGTCGAGATGAACGCGAAGGTCTGGCGCGGCGAGACCAAGATGGGCGAGAGCTACGAGACCGTCGAGATCCCCGCGGATCTGGCCGAGAAGGCCGAGCAGTACCGCAATGAGCTGCTCGAGACCGTCGCCGAGACCGACGATGCGTTGATGGAGAAGTTCTTCGGTGGCGAAGAACTCACCATCGACGAGGTCAAGGGCGCGATCCGCAAGCTGACCGTCAACAGCGAGATCTACCCGGTGCTGTGTGGCAGTGCGTTCAAGAACAAGGGCGTGCAGCCCATGCTCGACGCCGTCATCGACTACCTGCCCTCGCCGCTGGACGTCGAATCCGTGCAGGGCCACGTGCCCAACAAGGAAGACGAGATCATCAGCCGGAAGCCTTCGGTCGATGAGCCGTTCTCCGCGCTGGCGTTCAAGATCGCCGTGCACCCGTTCTTCGGCAAGCTCACCTACGTCCGGGTGTACTCGGGCAAGGTCGAGTCCGGTGCGCAGGTCGTGAACTCCACCAAGGGCAAGAAGGAGCGTCTGGGCAAGCTGTTCCAGATGCACGCCAACAAGGAGAACCCGGTCGAGCGTGCCTCCGCCGGTCACATCTACGCCGTGATCGGTCTGAAGGACACCACGACCGGTGACACCCTGTGCGACCCGAACGACCAGGTCGTGCTGGAGTCGATGACCTTCCCCGATCCGGTGATCGAGGTGGCCATCGAGCCCAAGACCAAGAGTGACCAGGAGAAGCTGGGCACGGCCATCCAGAAGCTGGCCGAAGAGGATCCCACCTTCAAGGTGCACCTGGATCAGGACACCGGCCAGACCGTCATCGGCGGTATGGGCGAGCTGCACCTGGACATCCTGGTGGACCGCATGCGTCGCGAGTTCAAGGTCGAGGCCAATGTCGGCAAGCCGCAGGTGGCTTACCGCGAGACGATCAAGCGCTCCGTGCAGAACGTCGAGTACACCCACAAGAAGCAGACGGGTGGCTCCGGCCAGTTCGCGAAGGTCATCATCAGCCTCGATCCGTTCGAGGGTGAAGACGGTGCGACCTACGAGTTCGAGAACAAGGTCACCGGTGGCCGCATCCCGCGCGAGTACATCCCGTCTGTGGATGCCGGTGCGCAGGACGCCATGCAGTACGGCGTGCTCGCCGGCTACCCGCTGGTGAACGTGAAGGTCACCCTGCTCGACGGCGCATACCACGACGTCGACTCGTCGGAAATGGCCTTCAAGGTGGCCGGCTCCCAGGCGCTGAAGAAGGCCGCGCAGTCGGCTCAGCCGGTGATCCTGGAACCGATCATGGCCGTCGAGGTCATCACGCCCGAGGATTACATGGGCGATGTGATCGGCGATTTGAACTCCCGCCGTGGTCAGATCCAGGCCATGGAGGAGCGCAGCGGTGCGCGCGTCGTCAAGGCGCAGGTGCCGCTGTCGGAGATGTTCGGCTACGTCGGCGACCTTCGGTCGAAGACCCAGGGCCGGGCTAACTACTCCATGGTGTTCGACTCGTACGCCGAAGTGCCGGCGAACGTGTCGAAGGAGATCATCGCCAAGGCGACCGGCCAGTAGTTTCTGGTTCGATCCGCTTCGGCAGACCGCACAACTGAACACATCAATACACCTGCTTTAAGTAAAAGCACCAACAAGTCCAGGAGGACACCACAGTGGCGAAGGCGAAGTTCGAGCGGACGAAGCCGCACGTCAACATCGGGACCATCGGTCACGTTGACCACGGCAAGACCACGCTGACCGCAGCAATCACCAAGGTGCTGCATGACCAGTACCCCGATTTGAACGAGTCGCGCGCATTCGACCAGATCGACAATGCGCCCGAGGAGCGTCAGCGCGGTATCACCATCAACATCTCCCACGTGGAGTACCAGACCGAGAAGCGTCACTACGCACACGTGGATGCCCCCGGTCACGCTGACTACATCAAGAACATGATCACCGGTGCGGCCCAGATGGACGGCGCCATCCTCGTGGTCGCCGCCACCGACGGCCCGATGCCGCAGACCCGCGAGCACGTGCTGCTCGCCCGTCAGGTCGGCGTGCCCTACATCCTGGTCGCGCTGAACAAGTCGGACATGGTCGACGACGAAGAGCTGCTCGAGCTCGTCGAGATGGAGGTCCGCGAACTGCTGGCCGCCCAGGACTTCGACGAGGACGCCCCGGTCGTCAAGGTTTCGGCCCTGAAGGCTCTCGAGGGTGACGAGAAGTGGGTCAAGTCGGTTCAGGACTTGATGGCCGCTGTGGACGAGTCCATCCCGGACCCGGTTCGCGAGACCGACAAGCCCTTCCTGATGCCCGTCGAGGACGTGTTCACCATCACCGGTCGTGGCACCGTGGTGACCGGTCGCGTCGAGCGTGGCGTGATCAACGTCAACGAAGAGGTCGAGATCGTCGGCATCCGTCCCGAGACCACCAAGACCACGGTCACCGGTGTCGAGATGTTCCGCAAGCTGCTCGACCAGGGCCAGGCCGGTGACAACGTCGGTCTGCTGGTTCGTGGCATCAAGCGCGAAGATGTCGAGCGCGGCCAGGTTGTCGTCAAGCCCGGCACCACCACCCCGCACACCGAGTTCGAGGGCAGCGTCTACATCCTGTCCAAGGACGAGGGTGGCCGCCACACGCCGTTCTTCAACAACTACCGTCCGCAGTTCTACTTCCGTACCACGGACGTGACCGGCGTGGTGACCCTGCCCGAGGGCACCGAGATGGTGATGCCCGGTGACAACACCGACATCTCCGTCAAGCTGATCCAGCCCGTCGCCATGGACGAGGGCCTGCGGTTCGCCATCCGTGAGGGTGGACGTACCGTCGGCGCCGGCCGCGTGACCAAGATCATCAAGTAGGTTCCGCCTACGGGATCATCTAAGTGATCTAGCTTTACCAAGAGAGCGGCGCTCACCCGAAAGGGTGGGCGCCGCTTTCGTTTTCGGCGGTATCGCACCGGACGGTCAGCCAGGTGGTGTCACCGGCGACCGTCAGCTCCACACCCTCCGACCAGGGCAGTGCGCCGGCCAGCACATCCGGATCCTCGATATCGGGGCAGACGATGCTGGCGGTCAGCACGTCGTCCGACGTGGTCAGCGCAATGCGCGCCGAGGTGGCCGACACCTTCAGGGCACAGTCCAGCGCCTCGACGACCCGGCAGATCGTGGCGTCACCGAGGGCGGGCAGCTCGCCTTCCACATGGACCGACACGTCGATGTGCCGTTCCTCGGCGGCCGTGATCGCCGGACGCAGCCGCGCCGGCAGCGGGTGGTCGAAACTGGCGGACTGATCGAACAGGACCCGCATCCGCTGACACTCCAGGCGAGCGCGGCGGCGGAATGATTCGTCGAGCGGTTCGCCGTCCCGCAACGCCTCCAGCAGTGGGCGGACATTGTTGACCAGTTCCGCGTAGCGCCGGTTGTACTCATCGGCAAGTGCTTGTGCCAGACGGCCATCGGCGATGAGCCGAACCCGCTGCACGGTCTCCTGATGCGCGGCCACCGACGCATCGGCGATGAGGGTGTGCAACAGCAGCACGCACAGCTGGACGGTCAGGATGCTCGCCGTGCCGAATCCGATATTGACCAGGGTGTCCGCGGTGGGGCTGCGCAGCAGGCTTGCCACGGCGGGGGCGAACCAGAACAGCACCAGGATGGCGCCCGCGCGGCCGGCCGGCATGCGCAGCAGCAGCGGCAGCACGCACCAGCCGATCGCACCCTGCGACCACTGCGCCTGACCGCCGATCAGGTCGGGTGGCACCGACATCGTCTGAACCAGCGCCACGATCATCAGGATGCCCGCACCCAGCGCCGGTGTCGTGCCCCGCCCGGTGCGGATCATCGGTATCGCGCTCAGCGTGCAGGCGGCGGCGATCGCCGCCAGCGCGAGCTGCAGTCCCGGGTGCACGTCCGGGGCGGAAAAGGGCGCTGTCACCGCCACATTGAGCACCGCATAGATGGCCATCCCGATCCCGAAACCGGTGCGGATCCGGGTGATCAGCTGGTCAGGGTCGGAGATCCTGTCGGCACGTTCGGTCGGCCACCGCAGCGCCACCGTGGTGCCGGCGCCGGGCCGTGAGGTGATGACGGCGCGGCCGCCCAGTTGCGTCATCCGACCCTGCACCGATGCGGACAACCCGAAACCGCGACCCGGGGTCGCCGGGTCGAAACCCACGCCGTCATCGGTGATGGTCACCCCGGCCGCACCGACATCGATGGTCACCAGCTCTGCATCTGCGTGCCGGTCGACATTGGTCAGCACTTCACGGGCCGCCGCGATGACCGCGACGCCGACCTCCCCGGTGACCCTCCATTCGTCAAACCCGGTGAAGCTGAACGGAGTACGCAGATGCGCGGCGAGCTCCCGGAGCGGTTCGACCACTTCGACGGAGCCGTCCGGAGTCTGCGGCGGGCCGTCGGCCAGGACATCGAGATCCCGCCGGGCCTGCGTGGCCAGGCCCGCCGCCGGGATCTCCGCACCCTGTCCGGCCAGCATCAGGGTGGAGGCGACGGTGTCGTGCAGCAGCCGGGTCTGTTCCCGGTCGTAGGCGCGGACGGCGGCGTTGACGGTCTCGTTGACCTCCATCACCTCGCGGGCGTGCCGTGCGGCGTCCACGGCGTCGGCGACTCGCAGTGTCACGAAACGCATCACGGTCGAGGCTGTCCACTGCAACGCGAAATAGTAGAGATTGAAGATCTCCGGCACCTGAGACCAGCCGACGACCTGGGCGGCGCCGTGGGCGTAGGCCGCGGCAATGGTCACGGTCATGGGCAGCGAGATCCGGGGCCGCAGCGACAGGGCGAACGCGACGACCGCGGTGCCGGCGACGGCGATCGGTGCACAGTTGGAGCGGTGGAAGTCGGGTCCCGCGACCATGAGCGGTACCGCCAGACAAACAGCTACGGTGGCAACGAAATCCAGCGCGGTCATCACCGGGGATGCCGACCGGGTGAGCAGCCGGTAGGCCGACCAGAGGCCGACGACGACCAGCAGCATGGTGCCTGCGGGGGTGGCGATGTCGGCGGGATCGGCCGCCATGGTCAGCGCGACAATCACATTCGCGCCGTGGCGCATCAGCAGTGTGGACGTGGTGGCACGGTCGATGATGTGTCGTCGCGCCGAGTCGAGCCGCCGGCCGGCGGTCAGTTCAGTGGGGATCACGCGTCTGTGGGCGGACTTTCAGAATTCGTCGACGCTGATCAGTCCATCCTGGATGGCGCGGGCGACGAGTGCGGCCTTGGTCTTCGCGGGACGCCCGACCGCGGCGTACTTGAGCCGGATCCGTTGCAGGTGCGTACGCACCGTCGCCGGGGAGATGAACAGCCGGCTGCCCACCAGTTCCTTGCTCTCGGTTTGGAACCAGGCGACCAACACTTCTTTTTCCCGGGCGGCCAGCGAGGGCCGGCCCACGGCGCTGTCGCTGTGCAGGGCGCCGGCCATCCGCGGACCGACGTACGGGGTGTCCGACGCCGCGGACTGCACGGCCTCCATCAGGTGCCGTTTTCCTTCGGACTTGACCAGATAGGTGACCGCTCCGAGATCGAGGCAGCGCAGGATCACTTCGTTGTGTTCCAGGTGGGAGTACACCACCACGCGGTGGCCGGCGTCGACGATGCGTTCCAGGGCGGCGAAATCCGGCTTGCGGTTCGTGAGTTCCAGATCGACCACCGCCACCTGCACGGCCGGCGAGGGCACCGGGTGGGCGCCGAGGAATGATTCGGCGTCGAAGAAGGAGCCGCTCACCAGAATCGGTGGAACGGTCGCCGCGCACCAGGCCTTGATCCCGCTGTGGATGACGTCGTGATCGTCGATGACAGCGATGCACAACGGGTCGGTATCCACGGACAAGCCCGATCCCTTTCCGTGGGTCTCTACAGGTCTTCGATGCTGAGGATGCCGTCCTGAACCGCGCGGGCGATCAGCGCCGCCTTGGTGGGCGCCGGCCGGCCGACCGCGGCGTACTTCGCGCGTGCCCGCTGCAGATGGGTGCGCACCGTCGACGGCTCGATGAACAGGCGCTTGGCGACGAACTCCTTGTTCTCGGTCTGGAACCAGGCGATCAGCACCTCGCGCTCGCGGGTGCTCAATCCTGGCCTGCCCACCGTGCGGTCGTTGAACAGTGCCTTGGCCATCCGCGGCCCCACATACGGGGTGTTCGCGTGGGCTGCGTAGACGGCGTCGAACAGGTGCTGTTTGTCCTCGCCCTTGGCCAGGAACGTGATGGCGCCGGCGTCCAGGCTGGACAGGATCACCTCGTCGGTGGCCATGTGCGAGTAGACGATGACCCGGTGTCCGGCCTCGCAGACCCGCCGCAGGGTCTCGAATTCGGGCTGGAACCGTTCGTATTGCAGGTCGAACAACACCACATCGATGTCCTCGCCGCCCCGCGGGTGGTCGGCCAAAAACGCGGCAGGATGTGGATAATCGGCGACCAATTCGATGGGTGGATTACAACCGGCAAACCAGGCGCGCACTCCCGCGTGAATGACATCGTGATCGTCGATCAGAGCCACGGAGATGCCGTCGGTGGCGCGGTCCGCCCCGCGGTTAACCGCTCTAATCATGTGCTTCAACCGAAGTAGGAACGATCATCAAACGGCTCCCCGCCCGTAGCAATACACGTGACTTTACCCCCCATGCGCCAGAAATTCGCAAGCGAATGCGCATTCTGGCTAACGAAATTGTCGCGAGGGTAGATTTTATGCGATCTCGGCGTGTTCCTCGACTCGTGTGTCGACGGGAAGTGGGTGGTGCACGCTGATCCACACCGCGCCGCCGATCTCGGTGACTTCGATGCGCGGCTCATCGGTGTCACCCGGTCGCGGTTGTACCGGAGTACCGGGGTCGTCGCAGATGATGCTCGCGATCAGCTCCCCGGGAACCACGGTCAGGCCGATCCGGGCGTAGTCGACCGCACGTTCGAGCGTCGATTCGATCGGTTCCAGTAGGCGCCGTCGCTCCTCGCGGTCCAGTCTGGGCAGGTTGTCGTCGGCATTCAAGGACACCACCACGCCGCGCTCGTCCGCGTCGTCGATCGCGGGCTGCAGGTCGGTGATCAGCGGGTGGGCGGATGTGCGGGCCTGGAAGATGTACAACCGCAGCCGCCGGGATTCGATGCGGGCCCGCCGGCGGATGTCGGCGTCCATCGTGCCGGTGCTCAGCGACTGCAACAGCGGGAACACCCCGCGGATCAGCTTCGAGGTGCGTCGCACATAGTCGTCGTGCAGGGCTTCGGTGATCCGGCGCTGGGAGTCCTTGGCCCACCGGTCCCGGATCTCCTCGGCGGCAGTGGCATTGGCGTCGCGCAGCAACACCGGAAAGGCCAGCACGAAGATCTGGACCACCACGATGCCGGCCGTGTACAGCGACAGGTTGTAGGCCGTCGCGATCCCGGGTTCGTGCACGAAGTTCATGATCGCGGTGCCCAGCCAGAAGGTGAGCAGGACGCCGGCGGCGAAGATCGGCCGGATCCGCAGTAGGTAGGGCAGGATGCACAGCGCGGTGGCCGCCAACGGCCATTGCGCCAGGCCGCCGAGCAGAGCGTCGGGCAGCAGTTCGGCCTGGACGAAAATCACCACCGCCATCAGGATCAGCGCGGGGATGGTGAGATCCGGTTTCCGGCCGAGCACCCGGGGGATGCCCCCGAGGGCCACCAGCGCGGCCAGTCCGCCGAGGCCGAACTGCGCGGCAGGATGGTCGCTGCTGGCCGCCGCGTACGGCACGATAGTGGCCAGTTGCACGAATGCGAACGCCACGATGCCCAGTCCGAACCGGGCCAGAATGCGTTCGGTGAGTTGGTCCACATCCGCGATGGTCGGGGCGCCCGGTGTGCTGCGTTGCAGCTGATGCCAATTGACGGTGACGACGGTGCCGCCGCCGGGCGAGGACCGCACCGATGCGGTGCCGTGAGCGCGCCGCATCCGCCCGACGATCGATTCGGCGACGCCGTGTCCGAGCGTCGTGCTGACCGGGTCGAACCCGACGCCGTCATCGCTGACGGTCACCGCGGTGGGCGAGACGTCGATGACGATGCGGGACGCCTGCGCATGCTTGTCCGCGTTGTTGAGCGCCTCCCGGACGACGGCGACGATCGCATTGGCGGTGTGGCCGTCCAGGATCAGCCGGGTCAAGCCGGTCAGTTCGACCGGTGTCCTGGCGTGTTGGGCCTCGGCACGGATCGCCGCGGTGATGTCGGCGGGCGACTTCGCGTCCAGCCCGACCGGTTCGTTGGCCAGCAGCGCCAGATCGCGGCGGGCCTGCGCGGCGATGCGTTCCGGGGAGACCTCGGCGCCTTCGCCGACTATCCGCAGAGTCGACGCGGCGGTGTCGTGCACCAGCGCCATGTGCTCGAGTTCGTGGTCGCGCACGGCCGCCGCGATCGCGTCCCGCAGGGCGGCGTCGCGGTTGTCGGCCCGCGCCTGGTCGACGCGGCGTGCCACCGTCCGTGCGGTCAGCACCAGCACCGTGGTCACGACCCATTCGACGGCCAGCATGGGGACGAGCATCGGAATGCGGATGACCTCCGACCACCCGACGACATCCGACCACCCGACGACCTGCGCACAACCGACCATGTAGGAGGCGGTGATCGCCACTGCCGCCGGAAAGCTGATCTTCGGCGGGTAGGCGATGGCGCAGGTGACCACGGCGACCCCGGCGATCACCTGCGGTACCGAGTTGGTGTAGAGCAGCTGCGGGTCGGTGCCGAAGATGGGAATCCCCGCCGCGACGGCCAGCACGTAGCCGAAATCGATGAGCCGGGCCGTCGTCGACCGGGACCTGGTCACCAGCCGGTAGCAGGACCAGCCGGCCAGGAGGCCCAGGGCCACCAGACCGATGTTCGATTCGGGCGTGTTCGGCAGCAAAAGCGCACTGATCGAGGCGACGAACGTGACCGTGTTGAGCAGGATGACCGAGACGTCCTGGGCGCGCGCGATCACCTGCTGCTCAGACACATGAACCGTTGGGTTGTGGCCGCGCTCGAGCACAAGTAATTATGTACTCGATGTCCGTGGCAAAGTCAGTCAATTGGCGGACATTGCCAGATAGATCACGTGCGCCCGGGCGGTGGCCGTGCTACGGGTCGTCCGGTGACACGAGGGGGAGTGACCGGTGTTGTGGCGTTACGTGAAGGCCCAGAGCATGGTGCTGCTGTGTGGTGGTCTGGTCGGGCCGATCTTTCTGGGGGTCTACTTCGCCACCGGTCAGGACCCGCTGATGAGGTGGATGTTCTGGACCGGTCTGTTGGTCACGGCCATCGACGTGCTCGCCGCGTTGGCGCTCGCCGGTTACGGAGCCGACGCGCAGGCGAAGTCCGCGCACCTGGAAGCGCACGGCGTGCTGGGGCTGGCACAGATCCTCGGCATGGCCGAGACGAACACCCGGATCAATGACCGGCCGGTGGTAAAACTCAGCCTGCGTATATCGGGGCCGGGGCTGGCGACCTTCGACGCCGAGGACCGGGTGATCGCCGACGTGACCCGGCTGGGCGTGTTGACCGCGGGCCGACTTGCGGTGCTGGTCGATCCCGCGACCGGTCGGTTCCGGATCGATTGGGAACGCAGCAGTTTGATCACCGGGCAGATGCCCGCGACGTTCGCGATCGCCGAGGACGACGCGACCTATGACCTGACCGGGCAGGTCGAGCCGCTGATGGAGATCCTGCAGATCCTCAAGGCCAACGGAATCGGCATGACCAGCATGGTCGACCTGCGGAACAACCCCGTCGCCCGCGGGCAGGTGCAGGCGGTGGTCCGCCGGGCGGCCGCGCAGTGGGCCCAGCATGCGCCGCCGCCGGCCGCGGTCCACCTGCCGCCGACGTCGGAGGTCAGTACGGCACGGCGACTGCAGGAACTGGAGACGTTACGGGCCACCGGGGCGATCTCGCAGGACGAGTACACGGCGAAGAGGCAACAGATCATCGCCGACCTGTAAACGAAGCCGCAACGCCGATTTCGCATTCTGGATATCGTGGCCCTGATAACGTCCGACGCATCTGTCTGGGGCCTGGGAGGATTCGGTGACGGATGCTGGGGGGTTCACCGCGGTCCGGCCGCCTTCGCTGCTCGATGCACTGCTTCCGCTGGGCGTGCTCGCCGGTCTGATCGCGGGTGCGCTGGCACTGTTCGGCCTTGCCGCACTGGACGGGCCGATTCAGGTGGCGCTCGTCCTGTGCTGCGCCGTGGCGGCGCTGATCGCGATGAAGAACGGACATCGCTGGCC
This region of Mycolicibacterium diernhoferi genomic DNA includes:
- a CDS encoding DUF3558 domain-containing protein; this encodes MRGRGNGFVPRVTGTVAAATAVLAVAGCAQQVDGVAQPARSAAERGYGFTDDRCGLLTDGSVRTALAADEVTRPYSGAVCQYVLSRAGVMLDVTFTWFDTGNLDRERAVAADRGAQISDTVVERRPAFLARRDTTGTACAATAAAGGGVLSWWVQTRGSERSDEGKPGTGGADVCLDAEKLLSATLKSDM
- a CDS encoding DUF3558 domain-containing protein: MRRLTMITAAALALAGCTAGHPQSEPTPAAPADAPVTSATWGIGTDCNGIADADVARATGTALFAKVLVNDVGCFWQENTVTGTFGAGMGISTWRYRGSDIAAERELEQQSGRTLAELSIQGNKGFKAYDANTCSIYVAKGQDLITWSIQTMNPSTLPPLCAITDQLAELSQDRVN
- a CDS encoding TetR/AcrR family transcriptional regulator, producing the protein MAARATKLSRDSIVSAALAFLDREGWDALTINALATQLGTKGPSLYNHVQSLEDLRRTVRMHVIKDIIGMLNAVGEGRTRDDAVVTMASAYRSYAHHHPGRYSAFTRMPLGGDDPEYTAAAREAAGPVLAAMSSYGLVGDNAFYAALEFWSALHGFVLLEMTGVMDDVDTDAVFTDMVLRLAAGMERR
- the rpsL gene encoding 30S ribosomal protein S12, yielding MPTINQLVRKGRRDKVAKVKTAALKGSPQRRGVCTRVYTTTPKKPNSALRKVARVKLTTGVEVTAYIPGEGHNLQEHSMVLVRGGRVKDLPGVRYKIIRGSLDTQGVKNRKQARSRYGAKKEKS
- the rpsG gene encoding 30S ribosomal protein S7, with product MPRKGPAPKRPLVNDPVYGSQLVTQLVNKVLLDGKKSLAERIVYGALEQARDKTGTDPVVTLKRALDNVKPALEVRSRRVGGATYQVPVEVRPERSTTLALRWLVSFSKARREKTMVERLANEILDASNGLGAAVKRREDTHKMAEANRAFAHYRW
- the fusA gene encoding elongation factor G produces the protein MAQDVLTDLTKVRNIGIMAHIDAGKTTTTERILFYTGVNYKIGETHDGASTTDWMEQEQERGITITSAAVTCFWNQNQINIIDTPGHVDFTVEVERSLRVLDGAVAVFDGKEGVEPQSEQVWRQADKYDVPRICFVNKMDKLGADFYFTVQTIKDRLGAKPLVIQLPIGAENDFEGIIDLVEMNAKVWRGETKMGESYETVEIPADLAEKAEQYRNELLETVAETDDALMEKFFGGEELTIDEVKGAIRKLTVNSEIYPVLCGSAFKNKGVQPMLDAVIDYLPSPLDVESVQGHVPNKEDEIISRKPSVDEPFSALAFKIAVHPFFGKLTYVRVYSGKVESGAQVVNSTKGKKERLGKLFQMHANKENPVERASAGHIYAVIGLKDTTTGDTLCDPNDQVVLESMTFPDPVIEVAIEPKTKSDQEKLGTAIQKLAEEDPTFKVHLDQDTGQTVIGGMGELHLDILVDRMRREFKVEANVGKPQVAYRETIKRSVQNVEYTHKKQTGGSGQFAKVIISLDPFEGEDGATYEFENKVTGGRIPREYIPSVDAGAQDAMQYGVLAGYPLVNVKVTLLDGAYHDVDSSEMAFKVAGSQALKKAAQSAQPVILEPIMAVEVITPEDYMGDVIGDLNSRRGQIQAMEERSGARVVKAQVPLSEMFGYVGDLRSKTQGRANYSMVFDSYAEVPANVSKEIIAKATGQ
- the tuf gene encoding elongation factor Tu, with translation MAKAKFERTKPHVNIGTIGHVDHGKTTLTAAITKVLHDQYPDLNESRAFDQIDNAPEERQRGITINISHVEYQTEKRHYAHVDAPGHADYIKNMITGAAQMDGAILVVAATDGPMPQTREHVLLARQVGVPYILVALNKSDMVDDEELLELVEMEVRELLAAQDFDEDAPVVKVSALKALEGDEKWVKSVQDLMAAVDESIPDPVRETDKPFLMPVEDVFTITGRGTVVTGRVERGVINVNEEVEIVGIRPETTKTTVTGVEMFRKLLDQGQAGDNVGLLVRGIKREDVERGQVVVKPGTTTPHTEFEGSVYILSKDEGGRHTPFFNNYRPQFYFRTTDVTGVVTLPEGTEMVMPGDNTDISVKLIQPVAMDEGLRFAIREGGRTVGAGRVTKIIK